From Coffea arabica cultivar ET-39 chromosome 2e, Coffea Arabica ET-39 HiFi, whole genome shotgun sequence, the proteins below share one genomic window:
- the LOC113730914 gene encoding uncharacterized protein, whose product MAMMKLFDAHCHLQDPRVFNMAPQIIRKALDNGVAHFAVNGVSESDWHLVKEMSDRHPSVIPNFGIHPWFVADRTPNWLNTLKEFFEANPAASVGEIGLDKGSRGKQIDFTDQVEVFRQQLQLAKELKRPASIHCVRAFGDLLDILKSEGPFPAGVLLHSFLGSAEMVPEFAKLGAYFSFSGFLMSMKETKARKMLKSVPRDRILLETDAPDALPKSNNSDSLLVIGSPDEDSTTKDSPLFENASLKETNKSTLETENLNHPANIHHVLSYVASLLDMTREELAEISYGNAVNLFTYEGSKKYN is encoded by the coding sequence ATGGCCATGATGAAGCTGTTTGATGCTCATTGTCACCTACAAGATCCGAGGGTGTTCAATATGGCCCCACAGATAATCAGGAAAGCGCTTGATAATGGGGTTGCTCATTTTGCTGTCAATGGAGTCAGTGAGAGTGACTGGCATTTGGTTAAGGAGATGAGTGATAGGCATCCTTCGGTGATTCCAAATTTTGGGATCCATCCATGGTTTGTTGCTGACAGAACTCCCAATTGGCTGAACACTTTGAAGGAATTCTTTGAGGCTAATCCTGCAGCTTCAGTTGGAGAGATAGGTTTGGACAAAGGTTCACGTGGGAAGCAGATTGATTTTACAGACCAGGTTGAAGTTTTCCGACAGCAACTTCAGCTTGCTAAAGAGTTGAAAAGACCAGCATCTATCCACTGTGTGCGAGCTTTTGGTGATTTACTTGATATACTGAAATCTGAAGGACCATTCCCTGCTGGTGTGCTTTTGCATTCTTTCTTGGGTTCTGCCGAAATGGTTCCTGAATTTGCTAAGCTTGGTGCGTACTTTTCCTTTTCGGGGTTTCTTATGTCCATGAAGGAAACCAAGGCAAGGAAAATGTTGAAGTCTGTTCCTCGTGATAGAATTTTGTTGGAGACAGATGCACCCGATGCTCTTCCAAAATCAAACAATTCAGATTCTCTTCTTGTGATTGGAAGTCCTGATGAAGATTCAACTACCAAGGACAGTCCCTTGTTTGAGAATGCATCTCTAAAGGAAACCAACAAATCAACTTTGGAGACAGAAAACCTTAATCATCCTGCTAACATTCACCATGTACTGTCTTATGTAGCATCTTTGCTTGATATGACTAGGGAAGAACTTGCTGAAATTAGTTATGGAAATGCGGTAAACCTCTTCACTTATGAAGGTTCCAAGAAATATAACTAA
- the LOC113730915 gene encoding uncharacterized protein, which translates to MDITKMDRGQITTVGSGFCVLLTVHYTVQLLSQHLFYWKNPKEQKAIIIIILMAPVYAVDSFVGLLDFQGSKAFFMFLGSIKECYEALVIAKFLALMYSYLNISISKNIVPDEIKGREIHHSFPMTLFQPRTTRLNHQTLKLLKYWTWQFVIIRPVCSLLMITLQLLGIYPRWVSWTFSIILNMSFFLAMYSLLAFYHVFAKELKPHKPLAKFICIKGIVFFSFWQGMVLDILAAAGIIRSQHFWLDVEHVEEAIQNLLICVEMVAFSVIQQYAYHVAPYTGDVEALLKSQKKYE; encoded by the exons GATCGAGGCCAGATTACTACTGTGGGATCTGGGTTCTGCGTATTGCTGACTGTCCATTATACTGTACAGCTCTTATCACAGCACCTGTTTTACTGGAAAAATCCGAAGGAACAAAAGGCCATAATCATTATTATACTCATGGCTCCTGTTTATGCTGTCGATTCATTTGTGGGGCTGTTGGATTTTCAAGGTAGCAAGGCATTTTTCATGTTCTTGGGCTCCATTAAGGAGTGCTATGAAGCTTTA GTGATTGCAAAGTTTTTGGCTTTGATGTATAGCTATTTGAATATATCCATTAGCAAGAATATAGTGCCGGATGAAATTAAAGGGAGGGAAATTCACCATTCTTTTCCTATGACTCTTTTCCAG CCTCGCACTACTCGATTGAACCATCAAACATTGAAGCTTCTCAAGTACTGGACATGGCAGTTTGTCATCATTCGCCCTGTATGCTCCCTCTTAATGATAACACTACAGCTTCTTGGCATTTATCCCAGATGGGTCAGTTGGACATTCTCCATCATTCTCAACATGTCATTCTTTTTAGCGATGTATTCGCTACTTGCCTTCTACCATGTCTTTGCTAAAGAATTGAAACCACACAAGCCACTTGCAAAGTTCATTTGCATCAAGGGGATTGTTTTCTTCAGCTTTTGGCAG GGCATGGTGCTTGATATCCTAGCTGCAGCGGGCATCATTAGATCTCAGCATTTCTGGTTAGATGTGGAACACGTTGAGGAAGCTATTCAGAATCTATTGATCTGTGTGGAGATGGTTGCCTTCTCTGTTATTCAGCAGTATGCATACCATGTTGCTCCTTATACTGGAGATGTGGAAGCTCTTTTGAAATCACAAAAGAAGTACGAGTGA